The genomic stretch AGACAGAGCTTGCTGAATTGGAGAAATTAGCGAGCATCCTGTAAATAGAGAAAAGTATCTGAGCATCTCTTATGAAAATATTGATAGTGGATGATGAACTGGTAAGCCGGAAAAAAATGGACTTGCTCGTCACGAGTTTGGGTTATGAGACGCTCATTGCCAATGACGGACTCGAGGGTTGGGAAATCTGGAAGCGTGAGAGGCCCAGGATGGTGATTACCGATTGGATGATGCCGCGCATGGACGGGCTGGAGCTTTGCAGGAAAATTCGAGAGGCGGAAGGGAGTCAATATATCTACTTAATCATGGTAACCTCGAGAGAGGATGTCAATGATCTTGTTGTGGGTATGGACGCAGGGGCGGACGATTTCATCACAAAGCCCTTTGTTAAGGAAGAACTGGCCGTAAGGATACGATCAGGAGAGCGAATCTCGAGTTTTGAGACCAGAGATATCGTAATTTTCTCTCTGGCCAGGCTGGTTGAGTCACGGGATTTGGAAACAGGCCATCACCTGGAACGGATAAGACACTATTCCAAGACCCTAGCCCTGGCCTTGTCCAAATCGGACAATCCTCCAGAAGAGATAGATGGGCTGTTTCTGGACAATATTTTTCTGACAAGTCCGCTGCACGACATCGGAAAAATAGGCATTCCCGATCATATATTGCTTAAGCCGGGCCGGCTCGATGATAGGGAATTTGAAGTTATGAAACGACATAGCAAGATCGGATTTGACACCCTTCACGAGGCCCTGGGGAAATATCCGAAGGCGGATTATCTCCGTATGAGCGCTCATATCGCACGGTCTCATCATGAGAAATTTGACGGCACCGGGTATCCTGATGGCCTAAAAGGAGAGGAAATTCCGCTTTCCGCACGTATCGTGGCATTGGCCGACGTTTATGACGCTCTCGTCAGCAAGAGAATTTATAAGCATGCCTATAAACATGACGTGGCCAAGGCGATCATCGAGAGTGAAAGCGGAAAACATTTCGATCCACGGGTGGCGGATGCCTTCTTGATGTGTGAGAGAGAATTTATCGAAATTCTTAAGCGATTTTCCGAAGGCGCATAATAGCTTTCTCCCCTTGCCGAGGACCAAAGAGGGGGATTTACGTGAACCACCTTGGCTTATTATAAGTCATTAAACTTCGGGCATCATCACATTAAAATATAAGCCTGACGCTGATGCCTGGGTGACTCACAGCGCTTTGAAGCGAGCCTCACAATATGGCCTTGATGGATTCAGGGGTGCTCATGTCATTAGACATGGCCAGTTCATGAATCCGAAAGGAATTTCTAACATAGCTGAAGACCTGGTTATAGTCAAAAGATGCATTGACCTGCTGGTAATAGTCGAACAAGATCCTCTTTGGGGTATATCGTTTAAAGGGGCACTCCACCTGGGAGAGGGGAAGTCCGTGTTTTGTCACTGTCTGGAGAATTTCCTGATTGTTATACTTCAACAGGGGCTTAAAGACCGTTAATCCGTTCTTGAGCTGAGTTACAGGATAAAATCGATGGGACGTTACCAGCATCCTTTGCTCATGCTCTGCCGTGCTCTGCACATTGTAAACACCCTCAACCAGGTACTCGATCGAGTAGCTTACCAAATCCCACAGGGAAAAACTCAAGATTACAACAATATCGCGCAACTCATACTCAAGGACTTTTAGGTGGCTTAAGAGGCGAGTACGTTTCATGCTGTGACATAGGGGGCAAGGATTTTCTCCCCGGAGTTGGGCCTTAGAAAGTAGTTCGTCCGAGGCGTCGACTTCGTGCCACTTGATTTCCACACCCTGATTGCGCCAGTAGGTGTCGAGTTTTTCCACCTCCGCATCCGGATACACCTGCAACGGGTACCGTCCCGTGCTCGTCTCAAAGGAAAACCCGAATTCCCGGGATGCCTTCAGGAGCATCCATAGGATGACGGAGCTGTCTTTACCCCCGGTAAACAGCATGAGCACTTTTTTGTGCGGGAAGGTTGCCAGCAGCGGTGCGTGTTCCTGTTTCCACTTTTCGTAGTCCAGCGTCATAGACCTTCTCCTTTATGACCTTTTAGGCTCGGGTTTTTTCCCTGTGCAAATCATCAGCGGCGTGTAGGTGAACCGCCTCGGATCGTGAAAGAAGGCAGTGAAGTCCTCCAGGAACCCGTCATAGCCCCCGGGATAGGCCTCGAAGTTCTTGCGCGCTTTTACCGATGCCATCTCGACCTTCTTGATCCAGTTGAAATCGTCGCTGTCTCTGAGGTTGCCGTAGATCAGATGGTGGGGAATCATGTTTACCTCGATGTCCCTGAAGGCTTGATCGTAGAGATAGGCATAGAGCTTCCTGCCGACGTAAGGGTCGAAATTGTATGATTCCATCATCTTGTTTACAAGTATCTGGAGGGTCCTCTCCATCTCGGCCTTGATGGGATAGTGGCTCAGGCAATTGTAATCGAGATCCAGCAGGCACAAGATTCCCTCCGGGGCGAGGCTGCCCGCTACCGTGGCGATAATGTCCTGGGCCCCTTCCCGGTAGTGCTCCAGCACGAATCGCATCCAGACGAAATCGAACTGCCCGAGTTCGTCCAAGGGCTCCCTCAGGTCCATAAGGCGGAATTCGATGCCCGGCTCCCCCCCATAGTTGTTCTGCGCAAAGCTGATTCGGTCCTGGGCGAAATCCACGCCAACAATGGTCCCTCCCGGCTGGATCATGTCGTGGAGAACCGCGGTGGTCTTTCCGGACCCGCAGCCGGCATCCAGCACCCGTGCGCCGGCGCGGATACCGCAGAGCTGCGCCTGCCTCCTAACGGCATCGGGATCGGTCTTTATGTCGAGCCGGATCGCCTCGTCCGGATTCTCCATGAGATAGGCAGCTTCTTTCCTCATATCATGTCTCTCTGGGAAGTTTCCCACCGCACCCTATCACGGAATTCCTAAAAGACAAAAGAAATTCAGACTTCCCCTTATCTGACCCACGTGTTACCTTCCTCATACACCCGTGTATTCTCAGCTTCCTGATCCGCCGCGAGCCCACTTTGGCCTTCTACTGCGCACTCGGCCATGAGCGCTTCCTCAACCCATGTAGGAATTCGTCGCGCCTCATTCACAAGATCCCTTAGCTTTATGGGCTGTGCCGGATGGCCCAACCTGCCCAACCTTGTTCCATCTCGCGCAGCTCGATATTCCGCCAATGATAGACTTTTGAATGGCAGTAATACCTGGGAGCCTTGGCCTATTCATCGGATATACTCCCGGGCGTACCTTCTGACGTGATGGCCGTCCAAGACGTGGAACTGGCGGATGTTCTTTAGTGTTACCGGGGAAAAAGTACCGATGGGAAGATAGATGATCCGTTTTCCCAGACGTGCGGCCATGCTTTGACACCATCCTGAAGGGGGGCTGGCCGCCACGTAGACCACATGCCGCTCCAGGCTGTAATCGAGGGCGGCCATGAGGAGCCTTTCCGGCTTGTTCCGGGCAAACTGAAAGAAGGGGTCCCTCCAGATGTCATAGACCCTCAGGGGCGGATAGGAAAGCATGAAGCCCCCGTACTGGCACCTGGAGATGCCGGGACCGTCCATGATTTCGCCGGCCGGGGTGCTGTAAAAGGCCATGTCCGATTCCTGTGTGTGCTCCCCCAGCCATGTGACGCACCACGGAAACTCCTCCCTGCCGTCCGCGTCTGCGTAATCGGGATCAAAGATGACGACCACCGAGCCCACCTTCCCCTTAACCGGCCGCTCTTCCCTCACATAGATGGTGCCCCCACTGACCCACTCCCGGATCGTCTCCCGGATATCCAGGCCGTCCAGCAGGGAGGAGGAAAATGGTTCGATCCGGGTATTCTCCTCGGTCTTGATCTCAAGGGCCTTCTTTCTCAGGCGGTGGCCGTACCCTTCCACGGCCACATCCTCGGGCGGGTAGGAGCAGATGGAGATTCCCTTGAAATCCTTGCGCCATTCTCCGGGACGACGCTCCCGCCGCTTCTTCCGGACCGGGACAGGCACCAGGCGCGTGCGCAGGGTCTTCATCTGGCGGTGGAACCGGATCCGTTTCTGATCCAGGAAGAGATCCTCTCCCTCCAGACGGAGCACCGGCAGCCCGGGTTCTTCGGTCTGCCAGGGATAATCGCTCCCTTTTTCCCAGACTTCATAGGCGAAATTATCATCCACGGCCCCCCGGGCTGCGACGATGAGCTGATAGAAACTGGGGACCAGATTCCCTGTGAGGAGTGCATAATTCCTGGCAAACCGGTTCAGAATGCGGATCTGACTGCGGCCAAGGGTTTCCTTGGTGGTCTTCCAATATTTTTCTTTTGCAGTACGGAGCAAATCCATCTGGATCTTGAGTCTGTCCACTTCCATGGGTCCGGATCTGCCGCGCTCATAGGCCGCTGCGAGATACGGCATCTCGCCCATGATTTCCCTGCTGGAATCCCCGTGGAGGTGGGCAAGATCTACCCCTTTTCGCACTCTTCGGCCGATGACCTGGGTCTGGGGCTGATTGAGGCAATGGAGTATCCTGCGGGCATGGGAGAGCCCGCACACCAAAAGAACCCTTTCGCCGGTCTCGGCCAGTTGCTGGAGGTGGTAGGCCATGGTCTTTTCGCGGAGGAGGTCGTCAGGGGAGGCCGGATCATCTCGTTCGGTCTCCATAACCACCCGGCAGTATGCGGAATGGCCGATCTTTGTGACGGCGTAAGCGTCGGGCATGGGGGAAAAATCAGGGAGATAGCCTTCCGTGTCCCGGTCCACAAAATAGACAGGGAGTCCGGCTGAAAGGCCCAATCGGATGGCCTCCACCTGGCCGTCGGTCGGTTCCAGCGGGAGATAAACAAAGGCGCCGTCCGATTCCTCATAGGTGACGACCGACAGGAGCGGGAGCCGCCGAACGCCGGCAAGAATTTTCTCCTTCAGTGTGTCGGGATATTCAACGGCCACATGGTGAGGCTTGAAGGCGTCAAAGACCTTTCTCACCTCCAGTGCGAATTCCACCCGGTTGTGGAGGATTGGAACCATCCGGATCTGATTCCATTGCAGATCATTCCTCCGGGTCGCTGTCATCCATCAACTCCTTGAAATATGCGGATGCGGCATCGTCCAGGATCATGGATGCCGCTTCTTTCAGGTACAACGCCTGTGTCTCTGGGCCTGACCCGGGCACCCCATGATTTGTACCTGCCAGTCGTTTCAGTGCATAGCGGGCGATGTTGATCCCGTCCCTGACCGAATAGCGTTCATCGGCCTCGTGGGCCGCCTGGAGAAATTCCACCACATATTCGAGGATCTCTTCATTTGCAAAAGGGAGATTGCTCTTGAGAATCAGGAGTTCCTCGTCTCTTTCGGGAAAATCAATATGAATCTGCGGCTGGAGTCTCGAGTGGATATACTCAGGGAGTTCGAACGTGCTGGCGTCATCGTTCATGGTTGTGCAGAGGCGAAATTCGGGATGGGCCTTGATTTTGATCCCGGCCACAATGGATTCCACATACCGCCTGCTGTCAAGGAGAGGGGCAAGGGAGGCCCAGCTCTTTTCGCTCATCCGGTTGCCCTCGTCAATGATCGCCACCCCCCCCGTGATCATGGCAGAGACCACTGAGCTGGCCGTATATTTGATCTTTCCGTTTTCCGATATGACCGGCGTGACGATCAGGTCTTCGGGTCGGGTGTCCATGGTGGCCTGAAACAGATAGACCGGCCGATTCAAGGCCTTGCCGGCATGATAGGCCAAGGTCGTTTTTCCAACGCCCGGCCTCCCCACCAGCCGTGGGCTGAGGGGCAGATCCTCATTACCGATGACCAGCCAGGCAGCCTGGACCTGTGTGATGAGCTCCTGCTGGCCCACCCACCGCATCGGCACCTCATCCGGTTCGCTCAGGTGGAGTTCCACATTGTCGATGATTATTTTTTCCAAACGCTTTCAGCCTCCTCGGTTCAAAGATAGCAGCTCTTTACATTATATATATTTTTTTTGCAAAGGGGATACAACTGTGATAAAAATACGAAAATGAAGCCAAGCAGGTGGGATGACGCCTATGCCCGCCGGGCCAGGGACGAAAAGTGGCTTGCCCGGTCCGTCTATAAGCTACAGGAAATCGACAGCAGATTCAAGCTGATCAAGAGGGGGAGCCGTATCCTCGATCTGGGGTGCTATCCGGGTTCATGGTGCCAGTACGCCCTCGGCAGAACAGGGCCCGGCGGGGAAGTGGTGGGGATCGATCTGAAACGGCCGGATCATCTGTCGGCCCGGGAGTTTCGGTTTATCGAGATGGATGTGATGGCCCTGGAGATCGACTGGCTGGTCCGGGAGATTTCGCCAAGGGATGTGGTCATGAGCGATCTGGCCCCTTCCACCACGGGAATTCGGGCTACGGATGAGAGTCGGTCTCTTGCCCTGGCAGGAAGGGCGGTCGAAATTGCCGGTGCGCTCCTTAAAAGCGGGGGGCATTTTGTATGCAAAATTTTCGAGGGAGAGGATCTGAACCGGTTCAAAGAAGAGGTTTCCGGCCGTTTCAGACAGGCCCGCCTCTTCAGGCCGAAGGCCACCCGCAAGCGGAGCAGGGAGGTCTATCTGGTGGGACAGGACTGGAGGGATTGAGAATTTGAGAAATTTGGGGATTTAGGGGTTTAGGAATTGAGAATTGGGGGATTCAGGCCCTTGCCTGCAATCCGGCAAAAAAACAAGAAAATTTCTTTGCGTCTTTGCGCGAGGCATTTTTTCCGGGGGGGGATATGTCAGGTCATTCAAAATGGAGTTCCATAAAGCACAAGAAGGGGGCCGCCGACGCCAGGAGGGGCAAGATTTTTACCAAGCTGATCAAGGAGATCACAGTGGCTGCGCGCATGGGCGGTGGAGATCCCGACGGGAATCCCCGGCTTCGGACGGCCATAGCCGCGGCCAAGGCGGAAAACATGCCCAAGGAGAACATCGATCGAGGTATAAAAAAAGGGACCGGGGAGCTGGAAGGGGTCACCTATGAGGAGGCCGGTTATGAGGGGTATGGACCGGGCGGGGTCGCCGTGCTGATCGAATGTCTCACGGATAACAAGAACCGGACCGTGGCGGATATCAAGCACCTGTTCGAACGGCATGGGGGTAACCTGGGCGAGCCAGGGTGCGTCTCCTATCTGTTCGTGCAGAAGGGGGTGATCTCCTTTGAAAAAGACCAGGTAGATGAGGAAGCGCTTTTTAATCTGGCATTGGAGGCCGGGGCCGAAGATGTGAATGAAGAAGAGACTGAGTTCGAGGTCATTACCACCCCGTCCAATTTTGAAAAAGTCAAAGCGGCCGTGGATGCGGCCGGTCTCTCCTACACCTATTCAGAGGTAACCAAGATTCCCAAAACCACCGTCAAGGTGGAGGGCAAAAAAGCACAGCAGATGGTGAGCCTCATGCAGGGCCTTGAAGACCATGACGACGTATCCCATGTATACGCCAATTTTGATATCCCCGAAGATGTCATGGAGGCCCTGGGCTGATGCTGGTGCTGGGGGTAGATCCCGGCTCGAGGATAACCGGCTACGGCCTGGTGGAAAAAAAAGATCATGACGTGAGATGTGTTCATTCCGGTCTTATCCAGCCCCCCGGCAAGGCCCCGTTCTATCAGAGAATCTACACCATATTTGAATCCATGATAGAGATCATGGGCCATTACCAGCCACAGGAGATGGCCATTGAAGACCTCTTCTATGCCAAAAACATCCAGAGTTCGCTCAAGCTGGGACATGCCAGGGGGGCCGTGCTCATTGCCGCAGTGAAATGCAACATTCCGATTTTTGAATATTCCCCCTTAGAGATCAAGAAGTCGGTCGTGGGGTACGGCCGGGCCGATAAAGAGCAGGTGAGGTCAATGATTCAGGTGATTTTGCGAATCAGGGAGGCATTGCCCCTGGATACCTCGGATGCCCTGGCCGCCGCCATCTGCCATATCAATTGGTCGCGGTTCGAAGCGGTGAAACGATGATCGCTCATTTAAACGGGGTCCTGCTCGCCAAAACACCGCAGTCGATCATCATCGATGTCGGGGGTGTGGGATACCAGGCCGTGGTCCCGCTGTCCACCTTTTACGCCCTCCCTGAGACGGAGGAAAGGGTCGGCCTCCTCATCTATACTCATGTGAGGGATGATGCCCTGACGCTGTTCGGCTTCCATACCAGGCTTGAGAAGGACCTGTTCCTGATGCTCATCTCGGTATCGGGCATCGGACCGAAACTGGCCATCAATGTGCTGTCGGGCATCGGCCCCCAGGACCTGTTGGGTGCCATTGCCAAGGGAGATGCCCTGCGGCTTCAAGCGATTCCGGGGGTGGGGAAGAAGACCGCGGAACGAATGGCCCTGGAGTTGAAAGATCGTGCATCCAAGGCCCTCGGAGACGGGGACATGCCCCGGGTCGCGGCGCCCCAGGGGGAGGAACGGCGCATCATGGATGACGCCCTTTCCGCCCTGGTTAACCTGGGCTATTCCACCAAATCGGCCAGAATGGCCGTGGACAAGGCCCAGGCCCGGATCGGCGAGTTGACCCTGGAGGGACTGATTCGGGAGGCCTTGAGAACGCTGTCGTGACGGTGAGACAATGGAAGAACGAATCATAGACCCTGAACCGTTTTCAGAGGAACTTCCGGCAGAGATCAGTCTCCGGCCCCGAACCCTTGACGAATATATCGGTCAGGAGGAGATGAAGCGGAATCTCAGGGTCTTTATCGAGGCCGCCAGAGGACGTGCCGAGGCCCTGGACCATGTGCTGTTCCATGGGAGCCCCGGTCTTGGCAAGACTTCCCTTGCCCATATCATCGCCAACGAACTGGATGTGAACATCAAGAGCACCTCCGGACCGGTTATCGAGAAATCGGGAGACCTGGCCGCCATCCTGACCAGCCTTCAACCGAGGGATGTGCTGTTTATCGATGAGATCCACCGCCTCAACCATGTGGTGGAAGAGGTCCTCTATCCGGCCATGGAGGACTATGAGCTGGATATTATTATCGGCCAGGGCCCTTCGGCAAGGACCATGAAGATTCCCTTGCCTCAGTTTACCCTGGTGGGAGCCACCACGCGGACCGGCCTCCTGACCCCGCCGTTGAGAGACCGGTTCGGGGTGATCCTCCGGGTGGAGTTCTACGGTCCAGAGGAGCTGCGTCAGATCGTCATCCGCTCGGCCGCGCTCCTCAAGATACCGATTCGGGAGGCGGGGGCGCTTGAGATCGCCAAAAGGGCCCGGGGGACACCCAGGGTGGCCAACCGGCTCCTTCGACGGGTACGGGATTTTGCAGAGGTGGAGGCGGACGGGGTGATTACCCGGGAAGTGGCAGACCAAGCCCTGGATATGCTGGAGGTTGATGATCAGGGCCTTGACAAGATGGACCGCCACATCATGCACACCATTATCGAGAAATTCGACGGCGGACCCATCGGCCTGAACAGTCTTTCAGCGGCTGTGAGCGAGGAAAAGGACACGCTGGAAGACGTGTATGAGCCGTTTTTGATTCAGCGCGGCTATATCAAACGAACGGCCCAGGGCCGTGTGGCTACCCGGAGGGCCTATCTCCATCTCGGGCTGGAAAAAAAGGGCCTGGGCGGCGGGGCACAGAAAAAACTCTTCAGTTAAAAAGCCGGTTTTGTCGTCGTAATAGGGCCGCCGTCTTTTGCTCTCGACATGAACCCGTTGCCGCTTTAACATGACTGCCCACGGCCGGGGATGGGCCGCCAAGATCCCGTGATCTAATCTCAAAATCCGGCAGCGTGCCGCCCTCAGCCCAGGCGGGTGCGTGCTGATGCCTCCTGACGGAAGACCTCCAGGAAGACCAAACCGTTGGGGATGTCCAGGTGGTCAACCCGTTTCATCGCTCCCCAGAAAATGTAATAGTGAAACCTTAAAACCTTACAGCGTTATATATTGAAAAAGCAATGGGTTAGCTTCCCAAATGTTAGTATAGAAAAAAAATTCTTAATAGCTATGCAAAAGAAAAACCTCCTGTTAAGGTAAAACAATTTTTCCCAAAAATGTTAACTTA from Deltaproteobacteria bacterium encodes the following:
- a CDS encoding class I SAM-dependent methyltransferase; the protein is MRKEAAYLMENPDEAIRLDIKTDPDAVRRQAQLCGIRAGARVLDAGCGSGKTTAVLHDMIQPGGTIVGVDFAQDRISFAQNNYGGEPGIEFRLMDLREPLDELGQFDFVWMRFVLEHYREGAQDIIATVAGSLAPEGILCLLDLDYNCLSHYPIKAEMERTLQILVNKMMESYNFDPYVGRKLYAYLYDQAFRDIEVNMIPHHLIYGNLRDSDDFNWIKKVEMASVKARKNFEAYPGGYDGFLEDFTAFFHDPRRFTYTPLMICTGKKPEPKRS
- a CDS encoding response regulator — translated: MKILIVDDELVSRKKMDLLVTSLGYETLIANDGLEGWEIWKRERPRMVITDWMMPRMDGLELCRKIREAEGSQYIYLIMVTSREDVNDLVVGMDAGADDFITKPFVKEELAVRIRSGERISSFETRDIVIFSLARLVESRDLETGHHLERIRHYSKTLALALSKSDNPPEEIDGLFLDNIFLTSPLHDIGKIGIPDHILLKPGRLDDREFEVMKRHSKIGFDTLHEALGKYPKADYLRMSAHIARSHHEKFDGTGYPDGLKGEEIPLSARIVALADVYDALVSKRIYKHAYKHDVAKAIIESESGKHFDPRVADAFLMCEREFIEILKRFSEGA
- the ruvB gene encoding Holliday junction branch migration DNA helicase RuvB — encoded protein: MEERIIDPEPFSEELPAEISLRPRTLDEYIGQEEMKRNLRVFIEAARGRAEALDHVLFHGSPGLGKTSLAHIIANELDVNIKSTSGPVIEKSGDLAAILTSLQPRDVLFIDEIHRLNHVVEEVLYPAMEDYELDIIIGQGPSARTMKIPLPQFTLVGATTRTGLLTPPLRDRFGVILRVEFYGPEELRQIVIRSAALLKIPIREAGALEIAKRARGTPRVANRLLRRVRDFAEVEADGVITREVADQALDMLEVDDQGLDKMDRHIMHTIIEKFDGGPIGLNSLSAAVSEEKDTLEDVYEPFLIQRGYIKRTAQGRVATRRAYLHLGLEKKGLGGGAQKKLFS
- the ruvA gene encoding Holliday junction branch migration protein RuvA is translated as MIAHLNGVLLAKTPQSIIIDVGGVGYQAVVPLSTFYALPETEERVGLLIYTHVRDDALTLFGFHTRLEKDLFLMLISVSGIGPKLAINVLSGIGPQDLLGAIAKGDALRLQAIPGVGKKTAERMALELKDRASKALGDGDMPRVAAPQGEERRIMDDALSALVNLGYSTKSARMAVDKAQARIGELTLEGLIREALRTLS
- a CDS encoding phosphoadenosine phosphosulfate reductase family protein, translated to MTLDYEKWKQEHAPLLATFPHKKVLMLFTGGKDSSVILWMLLKASREFGFSFETSTGRYPLQVYPDAEVEKLDTYWRNQGVEIKWHEVDASDELLSKAQLRGENPCPLCHSMKRTRLLSHLKVLEYELRDIVVILSFSLWDLVSYSIEYLVEGVYNVQSTAEHEQRMLVTSHRFYPVTQLKNGLTVFKPLLKYNNQEILQTVTKHGLPLSQVECPFKRYTPKRILFDYYQQVNASFDYNQVFSYVRNSFRIHELAMSNDMSTPESIKAIL
- a CDS encoding AAA family ATPase codes for the protein MEKIIIDNVELHLSEPDEVPMRWVGQQELITQVQAAWLVIGNEDLPLSPRLVGRPGVGKTTLAYHAGKALNRPVYLFQATMDTRPEDLIVTPVISENGKIKYTASSVVSAMITGGVAIIDEGNRMSEKSWASLAPLLDSRRYVESIVAGIKIKAHPEFRLCTTMNDDASTFELPEYIHSRLQPQIHIDFPERDEELLILKSNLPFANEEILEYVVEFLQAAHEADERYSVRDGINIARYALKRLAGTNHGVPGSGPETQALYLKEAASMILDDAASAYFKELMDDSDPEE
- a CDS encoding RlmE family RNA methyltransferase: MKPSRWDDAYARRARDEKWLARSVYKLQEIDSRFKLIKRGSRILDLGCYPGSWCQYALGRTGPGGEVVGIDLKRPDHLSAREFRFIEMDVMALEIDWLVREISPRDVVMSDLAPSTTGIRATDESRSLALAGRAVEIAGALLKSGGHFVCKIFEGEDLNRFKEEVSGRFRQARLFRPKATRKRSREVYLVGQDWRD
- the ruvC gene encoding crossover junction endodeoxyribonuclease RuvC; the encoded protein is MMLVLGVDPGSRITGYGLVEKKDHDVRCVHSGLIQPPGKAPFYQRIYTIFESMIEIMGHYQPQEMAIEDLFYAKNIQSSLKLGHARGAVLIAAVKCNIPIFEYSPLEIKKSVVGYGRADKEQVRSMIQVILRIREALPLDTSDALAAAICHINWSRFEAVKR
- a CDS encoding YebC/PmpR family DNA-binding transcriptional regulator, whose product is MSGHSKWSSIKHKKGAADARRGKIFTKLIKEITVAARMGGGDPDGNPRLRTAIAAAKAENMPKENIDRGIKKGTGELEGVTYEEAGYEGYGPGGVAVLIECLTDNKNRTVADIKHLFERHGGNLGEPGCVSYLFVQKGVISFEKDQVDEEALFNLALEAGAEDVNEEETEFEVITTPSNFEKVKAAVDAAGLSYTYSEVTKIPKTTVKVEGKKAQQMVSLMQGLEDHDDVSHVYANFDIPEDVMEALG